The nucleotide sequence ttttccaatttggaaccaatctgttgttgcATGcctggttccaactgttgcttagATTTGCAAACTGAGAATTTGACTTAGAAACCCAGAAACTGAACAGTTGAATTCTGGGTTATATATGTTTTTTCCCTGGAAAAATATAAGAGAATGTCTGGCATTTTCCAGTTTCCATACAGTACGCACAGGAACACTAATACAATAAagcctagaacaaataatttatgtaaattcTGGTGCCATCTTATTTGTTATTTGCTTCATTGAAATGCAACCTAAAATATTTTAGGGAATATAGGAAACACTTTTCCCTCAAATTTATTAAAACCATTAATGTCTGAAATTTTTATATTCCTATATGTCCTACATATATATAGATTCTAGTTCTTGAGAGGCTTTCTTTGACCAAATATCACGCTCCTAAATAGTTTTCTCAGGGCCTCCTTCATTTCCTTATTCCGGAGGCTGTAGATCAAGGGATTGAAAAGTGGGGTCATCACAGAATAAAATAAGGTCACAATTTTCTGAATTCCTGCTGGATTGCCTGCCGTTGGGCTCACATACATCACCATGATGGAGCCATAGAACAGAGACACGACAGCCAGATGGGAACCACATGTAGAGAAAGCCTTATGCCGGCCTTCTGCTGAGGGGACCCTAAGCACAGCTCTGATCACCAGGGTGTAGGAGCTGGTAATGAACAGGAAAGTGGAAAAAATTAGGACTGAATTAAAGGTGGCACAGATAATCTCAATGGCAGGAGCTGGCACGCAAGACAACTTCATAAGTGGTCCTGGGTCACATAGGAAGTGATCAATAGTATTGGGGCCACAAAAAGGAAGCTGGGAGATGAGATAAACTGGGAGGAGAAAACAGGAAAAGCCACACACCCAGCAGCAGGCTCCTATTCTGATGCAGCGTTGCACTGTCATGACAGTGGGGTAGTGAAGGGGCCTGCAGATGGCAAGATACCTGTCAAAGGCCATGGCAGACAATATGAAGGTCTCAGTGGTGCCCATGGAGAAGAAGAAGTAGAACTGGAGGAAGCagccagagaaggagatggtCTTGGTCTCAGAGAGAAAGTTGGCTAGCATATTGGGGACAGTAGAAGTGACATACCACATCTCCAGGAAGGAAAAATTGGCCAGCAGGATGTACATGGGGCTGTGGAGATGGTGGTCCCACCACACTGCACAGATAATGCACAAATTTCCAATTAGTGTCAACACATAGATCACAGAGAAGAATGAGAAGAGGAAGATCTGAACCTCCCAGGTACAAGGGAATCCAAGGAGAATGAATTCATTCACAGGGTCagagtgattatttccttctgggtttttcatttttttttcttctccagaaaacTGCAACAACAAGACATTACCATGTTACAAATGATTTTACAGAAGTTTTCTCATTAAGATGTTCTCTGAACTTCTTTACAATTCAATAAGCAGCATAATTTTAGATTGCTTAAAGATTTCTAGCATTCTTTGCCCAGTGTGATACTGGGAAGAAACAGGGAATTTGGAGGTCATTTGCTTATTATTGCTTTATCTTCATGATCACCATGCCCATCATGGTCCATTGAACACCTGCCTCTGTGTAATGTCCTCAGCACAACATAAATCAAAATAGATAGTCCTTGCCATTCAGAGGCTTTCAACCTGGTTCAGAAACAACCATCTGGGCCAAACCTATATAAGGACGCATGAAGTTTTCATTGTTGCTCAGTCggtaagtcatgtacaactctttgagaccccatgaactgcagcacaccaggcttccctgcccttcactgtctctgtgtttgctcaaactcatgtccattgagccaggtgcttctagtggtaaagaacctggctgccaatggaggagatgtaagatgtcaggaagatcccctggaagagggcatggcaacccactccagtattcttgcctggagaattcccgtggacagaggagcctgttgggttacagtccataaggtcacaaagagtcggatgtgactgaagtcttagcatgcacaaacatggagttttaaataataataataatagttcatGATGTGtataaatggaagaaaacattgtAAGAATTCATAGTTGTAAATTAAGAGTTTATTACtgtaaatttaataataatatgtatatCATTTTAGATGGGGTTTCTGTACTATCGGAAATTTTGGATACAGAAGTAAGGAAGATGATGTTTTATCAATGATTGCTTATAGCAAGCCCAGTTGTGGTATTTGCATTCTCTCTTAGTTTTAAAAATCTCCATGAAAAAAATTCCGCAATTTGCACTGTTAATTTCTCTCAGGGTTTAGTGACGTACGCACAGTTCTCAAAACACTCTTTTCTTTTAACTTGGTCCTCTTTGTAATAAAGAAGCTTGCAGAAGAAGAGTAAGCTTCGTATATTTTCAGCTagaataagcatttaaaaatgaaattggtaTGCATGAAGGAGGGTCACACTGCAAACTAATATAATTCTCTTTTACCTGAAATTTACCTTAAGTAGAGGACACAAGCTTCAGTGCCCAGTTGAACTTTATCATATGCTGGGAAAGTACCTTATGATGGTACTCTCAATACATGCTTTGCCACATAGAACAGAAATAACTACAGTGGTATATGTCATTAAAGCACTTTTGAGTTTTGAATTACATTAATTGGAGATCTGGTCATAGACTATTTGTTCTCAttattctttatctcttttatttGAGACTCCTATGTTAGAGTTCCTTCTGGTTGCCTTGACCTATAAATGTTGTTTTAGGACCTAGTccttgatatttttccttttctatttatgCTTTCTCTGTAAGTGATGTGACAGCTAGCCCTTTGACATAAAAACTACTCATGTAAAATGAAGCCACATTTTCTCTATCTAACTGTGAAGTCTCTTCTGTAACCTGGATTTATCTACCCATTTTCTTACTCAACATCTCCATTTGCTATTGAAGGTAACTAAAACAAGAAGCCCACGACAAAACTCTTGATTTTCTCACCACAAACTGGTTGATCCTTACTTCTTTGCTAGCATATCACACAGCAGCACCTCCATTTACTCAGTTGCTCAGGTCACAAACTTTGGCCACATCCTTACCGCCCTTCTTTATACTCCACATCCAAACCATCAACAAATGCTCTAGGCTTCTTGTTCaaaatatagttaaaaaaaaaaaatctgatcatgtcaactacttgctctcaatctttcaaATATACTTACAAGAGAGTCTAAAGCTCTTCCCACAGTCTGTAAGGCCGAGACCTAACTCCAAGCCCTCATTTCCTAGCACCTTTCCCTCTACTGACCCCATTCCAGACTCACTGATACTTGCCCTTGCCAAGTGTGGCCAGTATCAAGGTCTGGAATGTCCTTTATTCCTCTTTGCAATATTCATATGCTTTAACTTGTTCCTTTGTTCAGGTATCTGGAAAAAtcagagactcagagaggctTTTCTTAAACTTACACGTGTGAAGGCTAgatcgcatctgactctttgtgacctcaaggactgtagctcaccaggctcctcggtcagtggaattttccaggcaagaatactggagtgggttgccatgtcctacttcaggggatattcctgacaccaggatcaaactgtgtctcttgtgtctcctgccttggcagattctttaccacctggaaaACCTTCCTTGATTTAGCCCATCTTTACTATTCTGTTTCCCAATTCTGCTTTGGTTTTCTACAAAGCACATATCACTACCTGGCATTGTATTGTATACTTAGCATGTATTTTCTATCTCAATTGCTAGAATATAAGAGGCTATCATTTTTGCTCACTGATGTATTCCCAGAATCTAAGATAGTGTTCAAGACatactttttgttgtttagtctctcagtcgtgtccgactgtttgtaaccccatggactatagcccaccgggcaaGGCATATTAGGgatgctcattaaatatttgtcatCTCAATCAGTGCCTTGCCCTAATAGTAACCAAACAGGAAAACCATTCCTTTAGACAgggaaaaatgtttaagaaaatgtAGAGACTGGTTTCTCCAGTTTGCTAAAAACACAAAAGCAAGGCAACACCTTTTGTATGGGGAAACATCCTCAGTCTTCGTAAACAGGAGATCCATGAGAGGAGCCCACTCAAGACAGTCCTATCGAAGCCACTTCTCTCTGTGAATCACACTGTCTCTATGTTCCTTTCATCCACTCTGCTTTGTGCTCTGTGCTTTCTTCTTGTTGCTAAGTGAAAATCATGCTCcaagggcgtgtgtgtgtgtgtgtgtgtgtgtgcgcatatgCAGTTTTATCTATTCTCTCAATCTGTTTCTGTATCTGATTGtccatattttaaatgaatattttataattcttttttcttatttttaaatagataagtgaactgttttttatttctcctgccTAAAATCAAAAGAGGCAGCCTAAAGAAAATGTGGCTGTTCAAGTTACTTTAATAGAAAAATGCTCTTACTCCctgatttttcttctgtatcaTATTCAGAAGGAAATCTGGTATATCTGACTTGAATGTGtaataagatataaaataaagttgTCATCCACAGTTTATTCTTGGCTCATGTGGTTTTgtgatatatataacatattcataagaaaaatattattttgtttaaatatgttaagctatatttttataaatgaaacaCACAAAATCTAACATTTAGTCAGACCAGTTCTAATACCAGAAGCAATGTTATATAATTGAGAATTTAACCAGTTTCCATTATGAGGAAGCTATTCTAATTTACCTTTTTATATGGAGAAACTACAACATGGGgttagaggaaagtgaaaaaggcatTACAAAGAAATTTGAGCTGTATATTACCTGAAGATCTTGTGTGAGAATTACAGAATCTGGCAGAGAGCAGAGTTCAAATTcaggtttctctctctcctggagTATGCAGTCAGCCTCAGTCTCCTTGTTCTCTCATTTCAGCAGAAGAAAGTGTGCAGCAGAGCCAAACAGTGGGGCTGGCCTCCGAGTATCTGATGGCCTCTAAAAGGGGGTGAGTATTGGAAGGTAATATCATCAAACATAGCACTTACCTGAAGCCCATACAATGACCATATTGCTTAAGCAACTTGAAAAGGCGGTTATATGCAGTTGTAAAGGACACTGTATGTAGTCTtttctggtttgggaagaacCAATTCCATTCCTGCCTCTAAAGGAGAGTATGTTAACAAACACATTCTGAGTTATGGCTGATCTGTTCCGGGCAGCCCATCTTGGAGGGAAGGTGATCCAGGGCACTCTATGTAGTCAGCTCTTAACCATGAGCTGTTAAGAGCTCCTGTTCCCCACACGGTTTTTAATAATATGCCATGACTGTCTCTGACCATCCTGGATTATTGAACTTCTCCCTGTGGCCTCATCTGGGGATAATAATGAGAAAGTTTTGGCCAGACCTCAGAAAGTATTTCAAATGAGGTCTAAATTGGTCCAACCTCTCGAGGAAAAGGGAAGGATGATGAAGCCTGGGTCTAAGGTGAAAAATAATTTGGCCTTATGCCTTGGATGAGAATATTAAATATAACCAGAGACATCTGTATGCATTTTTATAGTAATGCAGCTTTGTTTTCCCATGTTAGAGATGATACTgggtttaggaaaaaaaaaaaagtaagaacaaAGACTCCTATGAAGCCAAAAGATATGCAGACAGGTTAGTTGttgcaaagaattaaaaaaaaaaaaacttcaaagccTTTATCTATTTGTTCCTTTCTTTCCACAATTCTGCATATGTACTAACCCCACATATACTATGGTAATGTTGAGATTTTTGGATCTGTAGCAACTGTTCCATTCATTCTCGATTATAAACTGTAGCCTCCGCTTGTTTTGTGAATTTGTCCTTTGAATCTCACTTCAGCCAGAGAAAGCTAAACATTTAAATCAAAGTAAAAACTCCAATGTCTGAAATTATggctaaataatttataaaaatctttTCCTTCTTAGCAAACACTGACTTTACAACTGTTCTTTGAATGATGAAATTCAGATGAACTAGGGAACTTGGGAGTGTGTCACAATTGTGATGCATATGTGCAAAGtcactaatttattttcttacacattttcttttcctagtcATATAAGTCGATAGAAAAGAGgttttcaagaaggaaaaaataattaataatgtaAAGTGATATGAAATGCAAAATGCAAGTAATATAAACTTGGAGAAGAACTGGAATATATCTCTGTGTTAATCAAGTAAGAGGTTATAACTAACTTTTGAGACTTCAGAGTCAGAATAGCACCAGTGAAAACCAGTGTATGAACTGTCCAAATGAATAAGTGCATGATGACAGAGGGAGGCAACTGgtgtttcacaattttttttttgtaaagaaaaatgtGACAAATAATTTGCAAGATTATTAGAGTTAAAGAATGTCTTCAAGTTTGGATGTGATCTAAACAACTTTCCTCTCTGAGATTAAATagcatatgaaaatgaaaatattgaaatTTCAAAAGGAAGTGCTTGGTCAAAAGAACACATGGCATCAGGGAACAGAAAAAGAGGTTGGCAGATGGGCAGGATCATTCtgactttaaagattttttttggtgtggaccatttctaaagtctaattgaatttgttacaatattgcttctggtgttttttttttttgttgttgttaatattttttggctgcaaggaacgtgggatc is from Capra hircus breed San Clemente unplaced genomic scaffold, ASM170441v1, whole genome shotgun sequence and encodes:
- the LOC102177526 gene encoding olfactory receptor 11H6-like, with the translated sequence MVIVWASEGNNHSDPVNEFILLGFPCTWEVQIFLFSFFSVIYVLTLIGNLCIICAVWWDHHLHSPMYILLANFSFLEMWYVTSTVPNMLANFLSETKTISFSGCFLQFYFFFSMGTTETFILSAMAFDRYLAICRPLHYPTVMTVQRCIRIGACCWVCGFSCFLLPVYLISQLPFCGPNTIDHFLCDPGPLMKLSCVPAPAIEIICATFNSVLIFSTFLFITSSYTLVIRAVLRVPSAEGRHKAFSTCGSHLAVVSLFYGSIMVMYVSPTAGNPAGIQKIVTLFYSVMTPLFNPLIYSLRNKEMKEALRKLFRSVIFGQRKPLKN